Proteins from a genomic interval of Anomalospiza imberbis isolate Cuckoo-Finch-1a 21T00152 chromosome 18, ASM3175350v1, whole genome shotgun sequence:
- the CUX2 gene encoding homeobox protein cut-like 2 isoform X1, which produces MDAHTCTPQNCFPVLSALLLLLSAFHSIISCSPPAPQILPPTVHPRLFHVHMSLDRQTLCGILSKRHISPDSTFFALNGCCQHKSLAETVTEPDCSASILINPAPVLEAARSLEDRLQQLQRLEPEPPPLKDLSRPWKKHPELGSTKERREGKSPAAEPPLPGLDGKPSTETSLQRNEADKQKGLQEAQVTLAARLGEAEEKIKVLHAALKATQTELLELRCKYDEEAASKADEVAMIMTNLEKANQRAEAAQREVESLREQLAAVNSSLRLACCSPTGTTGDKVNYSMCSGSRLEAALAAKDREILRLLKDVQHLQSSLQELEESSATQIAELEGQLAAKNEAIEKLEEKLQAQADYEEIKTELSILKAMKVASAGCSLPQASAAARPEALAGLCQPCRRCLRRLSPSRLGSLQSISKAEEALLLGKEAFYPSQKYLLEKPSLLTSTEEDHSEDESGKDPLGMEQPYPSPHHAPADDPASPTPLPTLPGPGMAPDGPRTFSLSPFPGGERLSGDPKAPHLPLPSYKSESSSGAPPFPSSFFGAKSSTVHPVPVPAASATSPPGEPSEGSAGSSTEEEQLDTAEIAFQVKEQLLKHNIGQRVFGHYVLGLSQGSVSEILARPKPWHKLTVKGKEPFIKMKQFLSDEQNVLALRTIQVRQRGSITPRIRTPETGSDDAIKSILEQAKKEIESQKGGEPKTPSASQAVANGAGGSSSEDAIKNILEQARREMQAQQQALLDMESGASGRGGDTAPSERSTLATVSQNVAPAYVKQEEGSGASPGPPQTPLAVLSPAAFVQSIIRKVKSEIGDAGSYFDQHWASERSLLSRPYTSVSPSLSSSSSSYSSMANGRGWPRGEPGEGGTNEDELQPADEEPHRLSEMKAEGAGAEPAAGGRLSYYPTYVPRTLKPTVPPLTPEQYEMYMYREVDTLELTRQVKEKLAKNGICQRIFGEKVLGLSQGSVSDMLSRPKPWSKLTQKGREPFIRMQLWLTDQLGQGISQQPTPSQASPAEPQPSPSPPPSPTEHEKGCQEPLTLALESSKENQQPESRSTPALGGKTHPNSQGPVGIQEIVAMSPELDTYSITKKVKEVLTDNNLGQRLFGESILGLTQGSVSDLLSRPKPWHKLSLKGREPFVRMQLWLNDPHNVEKLRDMKKLEKKAYLKRRYGLMSAGSDSESPSARSECASPSAPPQDLSLLQIKKPRVVLAPEEKEALKKAYQLEPYPSQQTIELLSFQLNLKTNTVINWFHNYRSRMRREMLVEGAQDNDTDPEQSGGTAIPGRRAPPSPDSDTEDHKPVFVGGEPPCAAVPVKVKEEQGDPGGWSRRRDSRSPAGAAEGTGPPQEERGAAPHAAAPSAGSLPRRGGRASAAAGGPLPPPPPHPDSSQSSAGSSRCSLVVSPTSPSAASSPGLTGSASPGPSSAGPVSPALPPAPGPRLSTSVQRRHEKMANLNNIIHRLERAANREEALEWEF; this is translated from the exons ATGgatgcacacacatgcacaccccaaaactgcttccctgtgctctctgcactcctccttctcctctctgctTTCCACAGCATCATCTCTTGctcccctcctgctccccaaatcctccctccCACGGTTCATCCCCGTCTGTTCCATGTCCACATGTCTCTCGACAGGCAAACTCTTTGTGGAATACTTTCCAAGCGCCACATAAGTCCTGATTCGACATTTTTTGCTTTGAATGGCTGCTGTCAACACAAATCTCTGGCAGAGACTGTAACGGAGCCTGATTGCTCAGCAAGTATTTTGATAA ACCCCGCTCCTGTGCTGGAGGCTGCCCGGAGCCTGGAGGAtcggctgcagcagctccagcgcCTCGAGCCCGAGCCGCCGCCCCTGAAGGATCTCAGCCGGCCCTGGAAGAAGCACCCGGAGCTCGGCAGCACCAAAG AGCGCAGGGAGGGGAAGTCGCCGGCAGCCGAGCCCCCGCTCCCCGGCCTCGACGGCAAACCCAGCACAGAAACATCGCTGCAGAGAAATGAGGCAGACAAGCAAAA GGGCCTGCAGGAAGCTCAGGTCACCTTGGCCGCTCGGCTGGGGGAGGCAGAGGAGAAGATCAAAGTGCTCCACGCAG CGCTGAAGGCCACCCAGacggagctgctggagctgcgcTGTAAATACGACGAGGAAGCGGCATCCAA GGCAGATGAAGTTGCCATGATCATGACCAACCTTGAAAAAGCCAACCAG CGGGCGGAGGCGGCGCAGAGGGAAGTGGAGAGTTTACGGGAGCAGCTGGCGGCCGTCAACAGCTCCCTGCGCCTGGCCTGCTGCTCCCCGACGGGCACCACGGGG GACAAAGTGAACTATTCCATGTGCTCAGGGTCGAGGTtggaggcagctctggctgccaaGGACCGGGAGATCCTGCGGCTCCTGAAGGATGTCCAGCACCTCCAGAGCTCTCTGCAGGAGCTCGAGGAGTCCTCTGCCACCCAGATCGCCGAGCTAGAGGGGCAGCTGGCCGCCAAGAACGAGGCCATCGAG AAGCTGGAGGAGAAACTGCAGGCACAGGCTGACTACGAGGAGATCAAAACAGAGCTGAG CATCCTGAAGGCGATGAAGGTGGCCTCTGCCggctgcagcctgccccagGCAAGTGCCGCGGCGCGTCCCGAGGCGCTGGccgggctgtgccagccctgccgaCGGTGCCTCCGCCGCCTGTCCCCATCTCGGCTTGGCTCCTTGCAGAGCATCTCGAAGGCAGAGgaggccctgctgctggggaaggaggcTTTCTACCCCTCCCAGAAGTACCTGCTGGAGAAGCCCAGCCTGCTGACCAGCACTG AGGAGGATCACTCCGAAGACGAGTCAGGGAAGGATCCACTGGGCATGGAGCAGCCGTACCCATCCCCTCACCACGCCCCGGCCGATGACCCCGCATCCCCCACTCCCCTCCCAACGCTGCCAGGCCCTGGCATGGCCCCCGATGGTCCCCGGACTTTCTCGCTGTCCCCCTTCCCGGGGGGCGAGCGGCTTTCAGGGGACCCCAAGGCTCCCCACCTCCCGCTGCCCAGCTACAAGAGCGAGAGCAGCAGTGGGGCACcgcccttcccctcctccttcttcGGGGCCAAAAGCAGCACCGTGCACCCTGTCCCCGTGCCGGCcgccagtgccaccagcccgCCCGGCGAGCCCTCCGAGGGCAGCGCCGGCAGCTCCACcgaggaggagcagctggacaCGGCCGAAATCGCCTTCCaggtgaaggagcagctgctgaaacACAACATCGGGCAGAGGGTCTTTGGGCACTACGTGCTGGGGCTGTCGCAGGGCTCCGTCAGCGAGATCCTGGCACGGCCCAAGCCCTGGCACAAGCTGACGGTGAAGGGCAAGGAGCCGTTCATCAAGATGAAGCAGTTCCTCTCCGACGAGCAGAACGTGCTGGCCCTGAGGACTATCCAGGTGCGCCAGAGAG GTAGCATCACGCCGCGGATCAGGACACCGGAGACCGGCTCTGATGATGCCATCAAAAGCATCCTGGAGCAGGCAAAAAAGGAGATTGAGTCACAGAAGGGAG GGGAGCCCAAAACGCCATCGGCGTCGCAGGCAGTGGCCAACGGGGCGGGCGGCAGCAGCTCGGAGGACGCCATCAAGAACATCCTGGAGCAGGCGCGGCGGGAGATGCAGGCGCAGCAGCAGGCGCTGCTGGACATGGAGTCGGGGGCCAGCGGGCGCGGGGGGGACACGGCGCCCTCCGAGCGCTCCACACTGGCCACCGTCAGCCAGAACGTCGCCCCCGCCTACGTCAAGCAGGAGGAGGGCAGCGGGGCCAGCCCCGGCCCGCCGCAGACGCCCCTGGCCGTGCTCTCCCCCGCCGCCTTTGTCCAGAGCATCATCCGGAAGGTGAAGTCGGAGATCGGCGACGCCGGCTCCTACTTCGACCAGCACTGGGCGTCGGAGCGGAGCCTGCTCAGCCGGCCCTACACCTCCGTGTCGCCTTCGCTGTCCTCATCCTCCTCGAGCTACTCCAGCATGGCCAACGGCCGGGGCTGGCCGCGGGGCGAGCCCGGCGAGGGAGGCACCAACGAGGACGAGCTGCAGCCGGCGGACGAGGAGCCCCACCGGCTATCGGAGATGAAGGCGGAGGGAGCTGGCGCGGAGCCGGCGGCTGGTGGGCGTCTGTCCTACTACCCCACGTATGTGCCACGGACCCTGAAGCCAACGGTGCCACCGCTGACACCAGAGCAGTATGAGATGTACATGTACAGGGAGGTGGACACGCTGGAGCTGACCCGACAGGTCAAGGAGAAGTTGGCCAAGAACGGCATCTGCCAGAGGATCTTCGGAGAGAAG GTGCTGGGACTGTCCCAGGGCAGTGTGAGTGACATGCTGTCGCGGCCCAAACCGTGGAGCAAGCTGACACAGAAGGGTCGGGAGCCCTTCATCCGCATGCAGCTCTGGCTGACAGACCAGCTGGGCCAAGGGATCAGCCAGCAGCCCACACCCTCCCAGG ccagcccgGCGGAACCCCAGCCATCCCCCTCGccgccccccagccccactgagCACGAGAAGGGCTGCCAGGAGCCCCTCACCCTGGCCCTGGAGAGCAGCAAGGAAAACCAGCAGCCTGAGAGCCGCTCGACGCCTGCGCTGGGTGGGAAGACGCATCCCAACAGCCAGGGGCCCGTGGGCATCCAGGAGATCGTCGCCATGTCCCCCGAGCTGGACACCTACTCCATCACCAAGAAGGTCAAGGAGGTCTTGACGGACAACAATTTAG GCCAGCGGCTGTTTGGGGAGAGCATCCTGGGCCTGACGCAGGGCTCGGTGTCCGATCTCCTCTCCAGGCCCAAGCCGTGGCACAAGCTGAGCCTGAAGGGGAGGGAGCCCTTCGTCCGGATGCAGCTCTGGCTCAACGACCCCCACAACGTGGAGAAGCTGCGCGACATGAAGAAGCTGGAGAAGAAGG CCTACCTGAAGCGCCGGTACGGGCTGATGAGCGCTGGCTCGGACAGCGAATCCCCCAGCGCCCGCTCCGAGTGCGCCAGCCCCAGCGCGCCGCCGCAGGACCTCAGCCTGCTCCAGATCAAGAAGCCGCGGGTGGTGTTGGCGCCAGAGGAGAAGGAAGCCCTAAAGAAAGCCTACCAGCTGGAGCCATATCCCTCCCAGCAGACCATCGAGCTGCTCTCCTTCCAGCTCAACCTCAAGACCAACACCGTCATCAACTGGTTCCACAACTACAG GTCACGGATGCGCCGAGAGATGCTGGTGGAGGGCGCGCAGGACAACGACACGGACCCGGAGCAGAGCGGTGGCACAGCCATCCCTGGGCGCCGGGCCCCCCCCAGTCCCGATTCGGACACCGAGGATCACAAACCCGTGTTCGTGGGGGGCGAGCCCCCCTGTGCCGCTGTGCCCGTGAAGGTgaaggaggagcagggggatCCGGGCGGCTGGAGCCGCCGGCGGGACTCACGCAGCCCGGCCGGAGCGGCCGAAGGGACGGGACCTCCTCAGGAGGAGCGGGGGGCAGCCCCCCACGCCGCCGCCCCCAGCGCCGGCAGCCTCCCACGGCGGGGAGGCCGCGCCAGTGCCGCCGCTGGGGGACCTCtaccgccgccaccgccgcaTCCCGACAGCTCCCAGTCCTCCGCGGGGTCATCCCGTTGCAGCTTGGTGGTCTCCCCAACATCACCCTCGGCGGCTTCCTCACCCGGCCTCACCGGCTCAGCCTCACCAGGACCTTCCTCTGCCGGGCCAGTCTCGCCGGCGCTTCCACCGGCTCCTGGCCCCCGGCTGAGCACCAGCGTCCAGCGGCGCCACGAGAAGATGGCCAACCTCAACAACATCATCCACCGCCTGGAGCGGGCCGCCAACCGCGAGGAGGCCCTCGAGTGGGAGTTCTGA
- the CUX2 gene encoding homeobox protein cut-like 2 isoform X8 — protein MRQTSKTLKATQTELLELRCKYDEEAASKADEVAMIMTNLEKANQRAEAAQREVESLREQLAAVNSSLRLACCSPTGTTGQDKVNYSMCSGSRLEAALAAKDREILRLLKDVQHLQSSLQELEESSATQIAELEGQLAAKNEAIEKLEEKLQAQADYEEIKTELSILKAMKVASAGCSLPQASAAARPEALAGLCQPCRRCLRRLSPSRLGSLQSISKAEEALLLGKEAFYPSQKYLLEKPSLLTSTEEDHSEDESGKDPLGMEQPYPSPHHAPADDPASPTPLPTLPGPGMAPDGPRTFSLSPFPGGERLSGDPKAPHLPLPSYKSESSSGAPPFPSSFFGAKSSTVHPVPVPAASATSPPGEPSEGSAGSSTEEEQLDTAEIAFQVKEQLLKHNIGQRVFGHYVLGLSQGSVSEILARPKPWHKLTVKGKEPFIKMKQFLSDEQNVLALRTIQVRQRGSITPRIRTPETGSDDAIKSILEQAKKEIESQKGGEPKTPSASQAVANGAGGSSSEDAIKNILEQARREMQAQQQALLDMESGASGRGGDTAPSERSTLATVSQNVAPAYVKQEEGSGASPGPPQTPLAVLSPAAFVQSIIRKVKSEIGDAGSYFDQHWASERSLLSRPYTSVSPSLSSSSSSYSSMANGRGWPRGEPGEGGTNEDELQPADEEPHRLSEMKAEGAGAEPAAGGRLSYYPTYVPRTLKPTVPPLTPEQYEMYMYREVDTLELTRQVKEKLAKNGICQRIFGEKVLGLSQGSVSDMLSRPKPWSKLTQKGREPFIRMQLWLTDQLGQGISQQPTPSQASPAEPQPSPSPPPSPTEHEKGCQEPLTLALESSKENQQPESRSTPALGGKTHPNSQGPVGIQEIVAMSPELDTYSITKKVKEVLTDNNLGQRLFGESILGLTQGSVSDLLSRPKPWHKLSLKGREPFVRMQLWLNDPHNVEKLRDMKKLEKKAYLKRRYGLMSAGSDSESPSARSECASPSAPPQDLSLLQIKKPRVVLAPEEKEALKKAYQLEPYPSQQTIELLSFQLNLKTNTVINWFHNYRSRMRREMLVEGAQDNDTDPEQSGGTAIPGRRAPPSPDSDTEDHKPVFVGGEPPCAAVPVKVKEEQGDPGGWSRRRDSRSPAGAAEGTGPPQEERGAAPHAAAPSAGSLPRRGGRASAAAGGPLPPPPPHPDSSQSSAGSSRCSLVVSPTSPSAASSPGLTGSASPGPSSAGPVSPALPPAPGPRLSTSVQRRHEKMANLNNIIHRLERAANREEALEWEF, from the exons ATGAGGCAGACAAGCAAAA CGCTGAAGGCCACCCAGacggagctgctggagctgcgcTGTAAATACGACGAGGAAGCGGCATCCAA GGCAGATGAAGTTGCCATGATCATGACCAACCTTGAAAAAGCCAACCAG CGGGCGGAGGCGGCGCAGAGGGAAGTGGAGAGTTTACGGGAGCAGCTGGCGGCCGTCAACAGCTCCCTGCGCCTGGCCTGCTGCTCCCCGACGGGCACCACGGGG CAGGACAAAGTGAACTATTCCATGTGCTCAGGGTCGAGGTtggaggcagctctggctgccaaGGACCGGGAGATCCTGCGGCTCCTGAAGGATGTCCAGCACCTCCAGAGCTCTCTGCAGGAGCTCGAGGAGTCCTCTGCCACCCAGATCGCCGAGCTAGAGGGGCAGCTGGCCGCCAAGAACGAGGCCATCGAG AAGCTGGAGGAGAAACTGCAGGCACAGGCTGACTACGAGGAGATCAAAACAGAGCTGAG CATCCTGAAGGCGATGAAGGTGGCCTCTGCCggctgcagcctgccccagGCAAGTGCCGCGGCGCGTCCCGAGGCGCTGGccgggctgtgccagccctgccgaCGGTGCCTCCGCCGCCTGTCCCCATCTCGGCTTGGCTCCTTGCAGAGCATCTCGAAGGCAGAGgaggccctgctgctggggaaggaggcTTTCTACCCCTCCCAGAAGTACCTGCTGGAGAAGCCCAGCCTGCTGACCAGCACTG AGGAGGATCACTCCGAAGACGAGTCAGGGAAGGATCCACTGGGCATGGAGCAGCCGTACCCATCCCCTCACCACGCCCCGGCCGATGACCCCGCATCCCCCACTCCCCTCCCAACGCTGCCAGGCCCTGGCATGGCCCCCGATGGTCCCCGGACTTTCTCGCTGTCCCCCTTCCCGGGGGGCGAGCGGCTTTCAGGGGACCCCAAGGCTCCCCACCTCCCGCTGCCCAGCTACAAGAGCGAGAGCAGCAGTGGGGCACcgcccttcccctcctccttcttcGGGGCCAAAAGCAGCACCGTGCACCCTGTCCCCGTGCCGGCcgccagtgccaccagcccgCCCGGCGAGCCCTCCGAGGGCAGCGCCGGCAGCTCCACcgaggaggagcagctggacaCGGCCGAAATCGCCTTCCaggtgaaggagcagctgctgaaacACAACATCGGGCAGAGGGTCTTTGGGCACTACGTGCTGGGGCTGTCGCAGGGCTCCGTCAGCGAGATCCTGGCACGGCCCAAGCCCTGGCACAAGCTGACGGTGAAGGGCAAGGAGCCGTTCATCAAGATGAAGCAGTTCCTCTCCGACGAGCAGAACGTGCTGGCCCTGAGGACTATCCAGGTGCGCCAGAGAG GTAGCATCACGCCGCGGATCAGGACACCGGAGACCGGCTCTGATGATGCCATCAAAAGCATCCTGGAGCAGGCAAAAAAGGAGATTGAGTCACAGAAGGGAG GGGAGCCCAAAACGCCATCGGCGTCGCAGGCAGTGGCCAACGGGGCGGGCGGCAGCAGCTCGGAGGACGCCATCAAGAACATCCTGGAGCAGGCGCGGCGGGAGATGCAGGCGCAGCAGCAGGCGCTGCTGGACATGGAGTCGGGGGCCAGCGGGCGCGGGGGGGACACGGCGCCCTCCGAGCGCTCCACACTGGCCACCGTCAGCCAGAACGTCGCCCCCGCCTACGTCAAGCAGGAGGAGGGCAGCGGGGCCAGCCCCGGCCCGCCGCAGACGCCCCTGGCCGTGCTCTCCCCCGCCGCCTTTGTCCAGAGCATCATCCGGAAGGTGAAGTCGGAGATCGGCGACGCCGGCTCCTACTTCGACCAGCACTGGGCGTCGGAGCGGAGCCTGCTCAGCCGGCCCTACACCTCCGTGTCGCCTTCGCTGTCCTCATCCTCCTCGAGCTACTCCAGCATGGCCAACGGCCGGGGCTGGCCGCGGGGCGAGCCCGGCGAGGGAGGCACCAACGAGGACGAGCTGCAGCCGGCGGACGAGGAGCCCCACCGGCTATCGGAGATGAAGGCGGAGGGAGCTGGCGCGGAGCCGGCGGCTGGTGGGCGTCTGTCCTACTACCCCACGTATGTGCCACGGACCCTGAAGCCAACGGTGCCACCGCTGACACCAGAGCAGTATGAGATGTACATGTACAGGGAGGTGGACACGCTGGAGCTGACCCGACAGGTCAAGGAGAAGTTGGCCAAGAACGGCATCTGCCAGAGGATCTTCGGAGAGAAG GTGCTGGGACTGTCCCAGGGCAGTGTGAGTGACATGCTGTCGCGGCCCAAACCGTGGAGCAAGCTGACACAGAAGGGTCGGGAGCCCTTCATCCGCATGCAGCTCTGGCTGACAGACCAGCTGGGCCAAGGGATCAGCCAGCAGCCCACACCCTCCCAGG ccagcccgGCGGAACCCCAGCCATCCCCCTCGccgccccccagccccactgagCACGAGAAGGGCTGCCAGGAGCCCCTCACCCTGGCCCTGGAGAGCAGCAAGGAAAACCAGCAGCCTGAGAGCCGCTCGACGCCTGCGCTGGGTGGGAAGACGCATCCCAACAGCCAGGGGCCCGTGGGCATCCAGGAGATCGTCGCCATGTCCCCCGAGCTGGACACCTACTCCATCACCAAGAAGGTCAAGGAGGTCTTGACGGACAACAATTTAG GCCAGCGGCTGTTTGGGGAGAGCATCCTGGGCCTGACGCAGGGCTCGGTGTCCGATCTCCTCTCCAGGCCCAAGCCGTGGCACAAGCTGAGCCTGAAGGGGAGGGAGCCCTTCGTCCGGATGCAGCTCTGGCTCAACGACCCCCACAACGTGGAGAAGCTGCGCGACATGAAGAAGCTGGAGAAGAAGG CCTACCTGAAGCGCCGGTACGGGCTGATGAGCGCTGGCTCGGACAGCGAATCCCCCAGCGCCCGCTCCGAGTGCGCCAGCCCCAGCGCGCCGCCGCAGGACCTCAGCCTGCTCCAGATCAAGAAGCCGCGGGTGGTGTTGGCGCCAGAGGAGAAGGAAGCCCTAAAGAAAGCCTACCAGCTGGAGCCATATCCCTCCCAGCAGACCATCGAGCTGCTCTCCTTCCAGCTCAACCTCAAGACCAACACCGTCATCAACTGGTTCCACAACTACAG GTCACGGATGCGCCGAGAGATGCTGGTGGAGGGCGCGCAGGACAACGACACGGACCCGGAGCAGAGCGGTGGCACAGCCATCCCTGGGCGCCGGGCCCCCCCCAGTCCCGATTCGGACACCGAGGATCACAAACCCGTGTTCGTGGGGGGCGAGCCCCCCTGTGCCGCTGTGCCCGTGAAGGTgaaggaggagcagggggatCCGGGCGGCTGGAGCCGCCGGCGGGACTCACGCAGCCCGGCCGGAGCGGCCGAAGGGACGGGACCTCCTCAGGAGGAGCGGGGGGCAGCCCCCCACGCCGCCGCCCCCAGCGCCGGCAGCCTCCCACGGCGGGGAGGCCGCGCCAGTGCCGCCGCTGGGGGACCTCtaccgccgccaccgccgcaTCCCGACAGCTCCCAGTCCTCCGCGGGGTCATCCCGTTGCAGCTTGGTGGTCTCCCCAACATCACCCTCGGCGGCTTCCTCACCCGGCCTCACCGGCTCAGCCTCACCAGGACCTTCCTCTGCCGGGCCAGTCTCGCCGGCGCTTCCACCGGCTCCTGGCCCCCGGCTGAGCACCAGCGTCCAGCGGCGCCACGAGAAGATGGCCAACCTCAACAACATCATCCACCGCCTGGAGCGGGCCGCCAACCGCGAGGAGGCCCTCGAGTGGGAGTTCTGA